In Temnothorax longispinosus isolate EJ_2023e chromosome 2, Tlon_JGU_v1, whole genome shotgun sequence, one DNA window encodes the following:
- the LOC139809192 gene encoding uncharacterized protein — MSLVAYDSSDEGSENDDNETAEPIAANDADNDATEAVTVQISSKLSLPAPRVTLQDTNDEEEEKKESDGNFQQFLDTLPKPRDPTFTGKVEEVEDDILLKKETKGQVPKPAKKQTVRISVPSLSEFKDLEEEEDEEKPAKIVQPSLKGCGLFALLVAPKGETTSKKTLVPQAVKKAAVKANVQQSKTKSSTSQNDSKVKRRTSDKSHNELSSDEEDAIDFFGLATNEDAPGSSGTGLLDSELSSDLVHRPDAEASFVEGHSSSSINSDTSTNGQASNSSKTLTSNIMNLPKEEILLKNQAEVGPKLPVPEQEYNVDVEGNVAFDEKAIEYLCGRRGIKRKEIDEADIIEINGEDIKPDEREWLVKALTEETVHRPVSMQGGGVNSQSKKKHQITYLAHQAKAMELELKNQWSQNRMARKQTKSKYGF; from the exons ATGAGCCTCGTGGCGTACGACAGCAGCGATGAGGGCTCCGAAAACGACGACAACGAGACCGCGGAGCCGATCGCCGCGAACGATGCGGATAACGACGCGACCGAGGCCGTGACCGTGCAAATAAGCTCGAAATTGTCCTTACCTGCTCCGAGAGTAACTTTGCAAGATACAAACGATgaggaggaagaaaagaaagagagcgacGGTAACTTCCAGCAATTTCTCGACACGCTGCCGAAGCCCAGAGATCCCACTTTCACGGGCAAAGTCGAAGAAGTGGAGGACGATATTCTGTTGAAGAAGGAAACGAAAGGTCAAGTCCCAAAGCCAGCAAAGAAACAGACAGTGAGGATATCAGTGCCTTCTTTATCGGAG TTTAAGGATCttgaggaggaggaggacgaggagaAGCCAGCCAAGATCGTACAACCGTCACTG AAAGGCTGTGGACTCTTCGCTTTGTTGGTAGCACCAAAAGGGGAGACGACAAGCAAGAAGACTCTAGTACCTCAGGCTGTTAAGAAAGCAGCGGTGAAAGCAAATGTACAACAGTCAAAAACGAAATCCAGTACAAGTCAAAATGATTCTAAAGTAAAAAGGCGAACTTCGGATAAATCGCATAATGAATTGAGCTCTGATGAAGAAGATGCGATAGATTTCTTTGGGCTAGCTACAAATGAAGATGCGCCAGGCAGTTCCGGAACAGGATTATTAGACTCGGAACTGTCTTCAGATCTTGTACATAGGCCAGATGCTGAAGCGTCGTTCGTGGAAGGTCACAGCTCTTCCTCCATTAATTCTGATACCTCGACGAATGGGCAAGCGAGCAATTCGAGCAAAACGTTAACAAGCAACATTATGAATTTACCTAAGGAAGAGATTTTACTGAAGAACCAAGCGGAGGTTGGCCCGAAGCTGCCCGTTCCTGAACAAGAATACAATGTCGATGTAGAGGGCAACGTTGCCTTTGACGAGAAGGCGATCGAGTATCTATGTGGACGACGGGGTATAAAACGCAAGGAAATAGACGAAGCGGATATAATCGAGATAAACGGGGAAGACATAAAACCAGATGAAAGAGAATGGCTGGTAAAGGCACTGACGGAAGAAACTGTACACAGGCCGGTGTCTATGCAAGGCGGTGGGGTGAACTCTCAATCCAAGAAGAAACATCAGATAACTTATCTGGCGCATCAAGCTAAGGCCATGGAACTGGAACTCAAGAATCAATGGTCTCAGAATAGAATGGCACGGAAACAAACAAAATCGAAATACGGTTTCTAA
- the LOC139809193 gene encoding uncharacterized protein, with amino-acid sequence MDDINKVASISHNDSVCTATGAAKCHEGDVSAEEVLLCHLRKAISETTEENVAYTKEMATLLTKLNLDVKSLPNDIREGLEKVSSILRAEKLFEFDETALRVVRERKVVEEKRRQREEKQMSIKYDNLFRNCTRLQAKLDHLQDAVDSLKNAADIMEDKDIYCNKVFLSTKLKEYQQAVEKLEADLSDMQVDEHYSEKILNKYKLYLEKTSRLADLNQSLAQYGDLPPNLLQAKLLVESKRKEYENLEQMFLEKTQ; translated from the exons ATGGACGACATCAATAAG gTGGCATCGATCTCACACAATGATTCAGTTTGTACTGCAACTGGTGCTGCGAAGTGCCACGAGGGAGATGTATCAGCCGAGGAAGTCTTGCTTTGCCACTTGCGAAAGGCCATCTCGGAGACAACAGAGGAGAACGTCGCTTATACAAAGGAGATGGCGACTTTATTGACCAAATTGAATCTTGATGTCAAGTCATTGCCCAATGACATAAGGGAAGGTTTAGAGAAAGTATCTTCGATCCTGAGAGCTGAGAAGCTATTCGAATTTGATGAGACAGCGCTGCGAGTTGTTAGAGAACGGAAGGTCGTAGAGGAGAAGAGGCGGCAACGAGAGGAGAAGCAAATGTCCATCAAGTATGATAATTTGTTTAGAAATTGCACAAGGTTACAGGCAAAGCTCGACCATCTTCAAGATGCGGTGGATTCCCTTAAGAACGCTGCTGATATCATGGAAGATAAGGATATCTATTGCAACAAGGTTTTTCTATCTACAAAATTGAAGGAGTACCAGCAAGCTGTGGAGAAACTGGAGGCGGATTTAAGTGACATGCAAGTCGACGAACACTATTCGGAAAagatattgaataaatataaattgtatctgGAGAAGACGAGCAGATTGGCAGATCTCAACCAATCGCTCGCTCAATACGGCGATTTACCGCCTAATTTGCTGCAGGCTAAATTGCTGGTGGAAAGCAAGAGGAAAGAGTACGAGAACTTGGAACAGATGTTTTTGGAAAAGACTCAGTAA
- the Nup107 gene encoding nuclear pore complex protein Nup107: MDSSTDVKENLDQSIRLLSQQNSQRRTFLRLSGQRSTTPRRISLQPASQSRKDADDGRQTLNDTHSPGMADRTAGSRLSKLHNLELDSSLTLAPHEIRDIMVRSERNDITIKEMMEDSTATGAILKANEPWREAKDKLYYDFLQSVQAHFSEAQVFDTIADFIQNCTDTLDIMRGMQSKVENTEVAEEETSLESERNTWRLIYCLYQNRISSAGLSTQMEHDGPVNNNYISEKDIIENLYKSEGYIREYQLIIDWLEKNALDQADKYPSIELFTDKTVAWENTVHQLHNQNLKIAFGSSRPLVSSLDPDAPIREGKPLHDLDREDDARLEKRMFIEVRCGRLQKAQSLAMHCGQPWRAACLLGWIPNHDPNYSNPLTDTKLPIEGNPNRSLWKLCAWELSQDKRIGVFYRAIYASLCGNVQLLLQIASSWQDALWAYVKTLLDIKVESALRLMMIKIYTIMPEEYWKNEISLEDAFKELHASKNPIIRAQSNKPDHLIQKYIILDQIPKLMEEIESMIDVGACDSQFLRFLAHIILFFRQIGKSTKDKVEDKVLLAYVRVLIEIGDPTLVAFYTATLPQEDQITNYASYLECVKEHEQRKKCLRAAEDANLNVEAITKLVVENIRKKHLECDATDLKGTITEADMEKINGLDWLIFYQSQREEALRQTNALIRYFLTNEKIDAARKAFNKIPSDSIESVMTEYPTMDCTLTNLTITNNLSKKAAASVREYLCYKTYLDAQEGFGEWFSHYHHGKPTPPEELPTYATFTEKVAYDHRKTQYNSEFERWKSTMQHHTKAVKQLLFNVLLFPDGGWLVDSKGSNDEPCTPEDELREHQLEKLREVCIPKVTLLLHSVMSEMNEHDGCIQLADILASEQHQLYKVFSKERLREIFKKICESSLVLMDQKKDPWGYPK; this comes from the exons ATGGATTCGTCAACCGACGTCAAGGAGAACCTCGACCAGTCGATTCGCCTGCTGAGCCAGCAGAACAGTCAGCGAAGGACGTTTTTGAGGTTAAGCGGCCAGCGAAGCACCACCCCGAGGAGGATATCGCTGCAGCCGGCCAGTCAGTCGCGAAAGGACGCCGACGATGGTAGGCAGACGCTCAACGACACGCACAGCCCGGGGATGGCCGACAGGACCGCGGGGTCCAGACTGAGCAAGCTCCACAACCTGGAGCTTGACAGCTCGCTGACCCTCGCGCCCCACGAGATCCGCGACATAATGGTGCGCTCGGAGAGGAACGACATCACCATCAAGGAGATGATGGAGGACAGCACGGCGACCGGGGCGATCCTGAAGGCGAACGAGCCGTGGCGGGAGGCCAAGGACAAGCTCTACTACGACTTCCTGCAGAGCGTGCAGGCACACTTCTCGGAGGCGCAGGTCTTCGACACCATCGCGGACTTCATACAAAACTGCACTGACACGCTCGACATCATGAGAG GTATGCAGTCAAAAGTTGAGAATACGGAAGTAGCGGAAGAGGAGACTTCTTTGGAAAGTGAGAGAAACACATGGAGACTGATATACTGCCTCTACCAGAACCGTATAAGCAGCGCTGGTTTGTCCACTCAAATGGAACACGATGGGCCTGTAAACAACAATTACATCTCTGAGAaggatattatagaaaatttgtaCAAGTCTGAGGGCTACATCAGGGAATATCAATTGATTATTGATTGGCTAGAAAAAAATGCTCTGGATCAGGCAGACAAATATCCGTCGATAGAGCTCTTTACCGATAAAACGGTAGCCTGGGAAAATACGGTTCATCAATTGCACAATCAGAACTTAAAAATTGCATTCGGCTCGTCCAGACCACTGGTCTCGTCCCTCGATCCCGATGCACCGATACGGGAGGGTAAACCATTACACGATCTGGACAGAGAAGATGATGCCAGACTTGAAAAAAGAATGTTTATAGAG GTACGTTGCGGACGTCTTCAGAAAGCACAATCACTGGCTATGCACTGTGGCCAACCTTGGAGAGCCGCATGTTTATTAGGATGGATTCCTAATCACGATCCAAATTACAGTAATCCATTAACAGACACTAAATTACCAATCGAAGGGAATCCTAACAGAAGTCTTTGGAAATTATGCGCTTGGGAACTATCTCAGGATAAACGCATAG GTGTATTCTATCGTGCCATATACGCAAGTCTTTGCGGCAATGTCCAACTTCTACTACAGATAGCATCGTCTTGGCAAGATGCATTGTGGGCATATGTGAAGACCCTTCTTGATATTAAAGTCGAATCAGCACTGAGGTTaatgatgataaaaatatatacaattatgcCGGAggaatattggaaaaatgaaaTCTCGTTGGAAGACGCGTTCAAAGAATTGCACGCGTCGAAAAATCCAATAATACGTGCCCAATCTAACAAACCCGAtcatttaattcaaaaatatataatattagatcAAATACCGAAGTTGATGGAAGAGATCGAAAGTATGATTGATGTCGGCGCCTGCGACTCGCAGTTCCTCAGATTCCTGGCGCATATAATACTGTTCTTCAGGCAGATCGGGAAAAGTACAAAAGATAAAGTGGAAGACAAAGTATTGCTGGCATACGTTCGCGTTCTTATTGAAATAGGCGATCCAACTTTAGTCGCGTTCTACACAGCCACGTTACCTCAGGAGGATCAAATAACCAACTATGCCTCTTACTTGGAATGTGTTAAAGAGCATGAACAGCGGAAGAAATGTTTACGCGCGGCGGAAGACGCGAACTTAAATGTAGAAGCTATTACGAAATTGGTGGTGGAAAATATACGTAAGAAACATCTAGAATGCGATGCAACGGACTTAAAAGGAACTATTACCGAGGCGGATATGGAAAAGATTAATGGTCTGGATTGGCTGATTTTCTATCAAAGTCAAAGAGAAGAAGCTTTACGACAAACAAACGCGCTCATTAGATACTTCCTGACTAACGAAAAGATCGATGCGGCGCGAAAAGCATTTAACAAG ATCCCATCAGATTCGATCGAATCAGTTATGACCGAGTATCCGACTATGGACTGCACACTCACGAATCTTACGATAACTAATAATTTGTCGAAGAAAGCGGCTGCATCGGTAAGAGAATACCTTTGTTATAAAACGTATCTTGACGCTCAAGAAGGTTTCGGTGAATGGTTCTCGCACTATCATCACGGTAAACCTACGCCACCGGAAGAGTTGCCGACGTATGCCACGTTTACGGAAAAGGTTGCGTACGATCACAGAAAGACTCAGTACAATTCAGAATTCGAAAGATGGAAATCTACGATGCAGCATCATACGAAG GCTgtgaaacaattattatttaatgttttattgtttCCCGACGGCGGCTGGCTCGTCGATTCAAAGGGTAGCAATGACGAGCCATGCACGCCCGAAGATGAACTTAGAGAGCATCAGTTGGAAAAATTACGCGAAGTTTGTATCCCTAAAGTCacacttttattacattcGGTTATGTCCGAGATGAACGAGCACGACGGTTGCATTCAACTGGCTGACATACTTGCTTCCGAGCAACATCAGCTGTACAAA GTATTTTCAAAGGAAAGATTAcgcgagatatttaaaaagatctgTGAATCTTCTCTCGTCTTAATGGATCAAAAGAAAGATCCTTGGGGATATCCGAAATGA